The window tttctttaagTATTAACCTAGTGGTTTAGAACTGAAACCTAATTTTcggcttttaaaaaaaagtccactATGATTTTTAATGGGCAGAACAATTCTACAGCCAACATCACCTGGCTAGCTTTCCACATTGACCTAATAAGAAACCCATTTCTATAGTATTCAATTCTGTTTGCTTTTCATCTTATGGTTTCTAATCAGAGTCACTGGTGCTGCTTGAGGAGTCCGTTGACATAACCTCTACATCGGCCTCGTTTTCTTTGTTGTGCCCTGGAGGTTCCAACAGAAAGTCATGACTGTGGTTTGGTGGCAACCTATTTATCGCCATGTCATTTGACTGCCAGGGATACTGTGGAGCAAGGACATCTGGCAGTCTGCCCGCTGCAAGTGCATCCCCTGGGAGATGACCATTTACTCCATTAGTGGAAGGATTGTTCATCTGACCCAGTAATCCACTTCTCATCTCCAAATCAGTTGGGTATGGTCTCCGTGGGTCCCCTGGGACCCAGGTCAGTGGGGCACACACAGCATTACTTGCACTAATCCTATGTGCATACTTAATCATTTCTTCAGAGGAAATAGcaccttttcttgctttttctattgaCTTGAGTTTTTCTATTGCTTGGTAAACAGCTGTTGCCGGTATCTGTTCTGCTTCCTTTAGCTGTTTTTGTAGTTGCTGAATATCACTGTCtctcttttctacttctttttcgAAAACTTCCATTTCATGATGGGCTTTTCCCTGATTAAGTGCCAATTTCATTAGTTCCTGAAATTCCCCATCTCTGTGAATTAACAACTCCAGGACCTGGTTCTCCTCTCCAGACTGTAGCAACTTTTGGTTTCTTGAAATTGCCAGCATTTCTACAAGTTCTCTCGACCAGACCTCCAGATCTTCCAGCGCTGACAGCAGCCGCTCTCGCCTGCTGTTACCGCCGGCAGCTCCTAAGCCGCCGCCCGGCCGCTCCTCCGTCTCGCCACTCGATGCCGCCGCCATGCTGCCCACAGACCAGCGTGCACGCagctctggtgctcagccttctttatgttccaaatatcacatccatacatgactattgaaaaatccatagctttgactatacagacctttgttggcaaagtgatgtctgtgctttttactatgctgtctttgtcatagcttttcttccaaagggcaagcatcttttatctttttattttttggcaagcatcttttaatgtcatggctgcagtcaccatctgcagtaattttggagcccaccccccctcccaaaactaaatctgtcactgtttccacttttcacctatctatttgccgtgaagtgatgagactggatgccatgatcttagttttctgaatgttgagttttaagccagctttttcactctcctctttcacccccatcaagagcctttttagttcctcttcaagttctcccattagagtgatatcatctgtctatctgaggttgttgatatctctcctggtaatcatgattccaggttgtgattcatccagcccagcatttcgcatgatgtactctgcatagaaattaaataagcagagtggccatgtacagccttgatgtgctcctttcccaatctgcAACCAGTCAACTGTTCCATGTATGATtccatctgttgcttcttgacctgcatattcTTCATTCTACTTTCATGATAATTCTGTAAGTTCTGTGGTATCAAATAGTGCCACTCTCCTCTTAAAACCGGAATTCCACTACCTGCTTTTGCCTTAGTAGTACTTGAGCATAATATCAGAATCTGATTCTGATGCATTTGTCTTTCAAAGATGCTTCCAATACATTATTTggtgaaatcatttttttaatgctattttaacTTTCTACCTTGACTTCTCTCTCACCTGAATACATATTGGATTGAAAATTGATGAATATCTCAGAAAACACATATTCCTTTTTCTGATGAACAGGTCTTGTGGTCTCTAAGCCAGACCTGGTCACATTTCTGGAGCAAATGAAGGATCCCTGGGATGTAAGGAGAATGGAGACAGCCATACACCCAGGTATGTGTC of the Cervus canadensis isolate Bull #8, Minnesota chromosome 18, ASM1932006v1, whole genome shotgun sequence genome contains:
- the LOC122421208 gene encoding mediator of RNA polymerase II transcription subunit 4-like; this encodes MAAASSGETEERPGGGLGAAGGNSRRERLLSALEDLEVWSRELVEMLAISRNQKLLQSGEENQVLELLIHRDGEFQELMKLALNQGKAHHEMEVFEKEVEKRDSDIQQLQKQLKEAEQIPATAVYQAIEKLKSIEKARKGAISSEEMIKYAHRISASNAVCAPLTWVPGDPRRPYPTDLEMRSGLLGQMNNPSTNGVNGHLPGDALAAGRLPDVLAPQYPWQSNDMAINRLPPNHSHDFLLEPPGHNKENEADVEVMSTDSSSSTSDSD